A genome region from Chryseobacterium sp. G0186 includes the following:
- a CDS encoding ComEC/Rec2 family competence protein — protein sequence MQLNRQPLLILAICFILGIFFQDKILLDRHSVYGIALISFGILISIFLQSYFLYKTRNILLVVLFFGIGIILHFFNTFSMSTEIPVKKKETVIFKISQKLNSTEKYRKYEAKVQLKLKSFNSVVYIPKDSKELDFKHYYKTEAYITKPYSPPYDFQFDYARYLKRKGIEYQMFLSDVYISAERNDLSFTDEIRQYRLNILKKIDKTEMPARTKEFLKGIILADRTDMDADMVEDFNRSGLVHFLAISGTHIVVIFGIFNLLMVRFIPLRLRKYAIVFSLGFIWLFAAFIGFGNSVLRSCIMLSVYFIFVLLQRKPDLLHSLALSAFVILILDTQQLFDVGFQLSFMAVLGIFWLNQPLLKYFPRQDHYLKKLIFNTITISISAQLATLPLVLHYFHQFSLVSIIANFIIVPFSEVIIVFSFLMTVLISIGINFTLIDLVYDFIIQILLKDIHWFAEVEVLFIENIPMNPIEVLSALVIVYWLRPTILKFNFKNSMKLTMACLVFLMIKIGCNVFENQKEEMLLHPFNNGKIVSIKKGNKACFWISDRAEKDKVLRFIIMPYCSSRRINDFEIKIIPSAAEKIVFRGQVYNIK from the coding sequence TTGCAATTGAACAGACAACCTCTTCTTATCCTAGCCATATGTTTCATCCTTGGAATTTTTTTTCAGGATAAAATCCTGTTGGATAGACATTCAGTGTATGGTATTGCGCTCATCAGTTTCGGAATTTTAATCTCAATATTTCTTCAGTCTTATTTTTTGTATAAAACCAGGAATATTTTGCTAGTGGTACTTTTCTTTGGAATAGGAATTATTCTTCATTTTTTTAACACTTTTTCTATGTCTACCGAAATACCGGTGAAGAAAAAAGAAACGGTCATTTTTAAAATTTCTCAAAAATTAAATTCCACTGAAAAATATCGGAAATATGAAGCAAAAGTACAGTTGAAGCTCAAAAGTTTTAATTCGGTGGTCTATATTCCAAAAGACAGTAAAGAATTGGATTTCAAACATTACTATAAAACAGAAGCTTATATTACAAAACCCTATTCTCCACCTTATGATTTTCAGTTTGATTATGCCCGTTATCTGAAAAGAAAAGGTATTGAATATCAGATGTTTTTGTCTGATGTATATATTTCTGCGGAGCGGAATGATTTAAGCTTTACGGATGAGATAAGACAATACAGACTTAACATTCTGAAGAAAATTGATAAAACAGAAATGCCTGCAAGAACCAAGGAGTTTTTAAAAGGAATCATTCTTGCTGACAGAACAGATATGGATGCCGATATGGTAGAGGATTTCAACCGATCCGGTCTGGTGCACTTTTTGGCAATTTCAGGAACCCATATTGTGGTGATCTTTGGAATATTTAACCTTTTAATGGTACGCTTTATTCCTCTACGGTTAAGAAAGTATGCCATTGTTTTCAGTTTGGGATTTATCTGGTTATTTGCCGCGTTTATAGGCTTTGGAAACTCAGTGCTACGTTCATGTATCATGCTGAGTGTGTATTTTATATTTGTTTTGCTTCAGAGAAAACCTGATCTGCTTCATTCCTTGGCATTATCTGCATTTGTTATTTTGATTTTAGATACTCAGCAGCTTTTTGATGTGGGTTTTCAGCTGAGCTTTATGGCTGTATTGGGAATCTTTTGGCTAAATCAACCTCTTTTAAAATATTTTCCAAGACAGGATCATTATCTCAAGAAATTAATTTTTAATACCATTACCATATCCATTTCTGCCCAGCTGGCAACACTCCCGTTGGTTCTGCATTATTTTCATCAGTTTTCCCTTGTGTCAATTATAGCTAACTTTATCATAGTACCCTTTTCAGAGGTAATTATTGTCTTTTCATTTTTAATGACTGTATTGATTAGCATTGGAATTAATTTTACTCTTATTGATCTTGTTTATGACTTCATCATTCAGATTTTATTGAAAGATATTCATTGGTTTGCTGAGGTAGAGGTGTTGTTTATTGAAAATATACCAATGAATCCGATTGAAGTATTATCTGCATTGGTGATTGTGTATTGGCTAAGACCAACGATTTTAAAATTTAACTTTAAAAATTCCATGAAATTGACAATGGCGTGTCTGGTATTTTTGATGATAAAAATAGGATGTAATGTTTTTGAAAATCAAAAAGAAGAAATGCTTTTGCATCCTTTCAATAACGGTAAGATTGTGTCCATAAAAAAAGGAAACAAGGCCTGTTTTTGGATCTCTGATAGGGCAGAGAAAGATAAGGTTTTACGTTTCATCATAATGCCTTATTGTTCATCACGAAGAATCAATGATTTTGAAATAAAGATCATCCCATCAGCAGCAGAGAAAATCGTTTTTAGAGGTCAGGTTTACAATATAAAATAG
- a CDS encoding DUF937 domain-containing protein, whose translation MSLIDLLTGNTSNQVAEQAENKFGINRNQVIALLAVATPLIISYLRNKSQDAKEAEALNTALDKDHNGSILNDASQIEARQAEGGSILDHIFGGQKSTVENQLSQNTGISIDKIGPILAMLAPVVMGYIGQQKQQSNVGAGGLGDLLGGILGNASSQAQTQQSNPLNDILGSVLGGGQSQSSGNPLNDILGSVLGGGGGNQQQQGGGLGSILGNILGGK comes from the coding sequence ATGAGCTTAATTGACCTCCTTACAGGGAACACCAGCAACCAGGTTGCTGAACAGGCTGAAAATAAATTCGGAATCAACAGAAATCAGGTAATTGCCTTATTGGCCGTTGCTACTCCACTTATTATTTCCTATCTTAGAAATAAATCTCAGGATGCCAAGGAAGCTGAAGCTTTAAATACAGCCTTGGATAAAGATCACAATGGAAGTATTTTAAATGATGCTTCTCAGATTGAGGCCAGACAGGCAGAAGGCGGATCTATTCTTGATCATATTTTTGGAGGACAAAAAAGTACTGTAGAAAACCAGTTGTCACAAAACACAGGAATTTCAATAGATAAAATCGGACCTATCCTTGCCATGCTAGCTCCTGTAGTAATGGGATACATTGGCCAGCAAAAGCAACAAAGCAATGTTGGAGCAGGAGGTTTGGGAGATCTTTTAGGAGGAATCCTTGGAAATGCATCCAGTCAGGCTCAGACTCAACAATCCAATCCTTTAAATGACATTCTTGGAAGTGTTTTAGGAGGTGGACAATCACAGTCATCAGGCAACCCTTTGAATGACATTCTGGGAAGCGTACTTGGTGGCGGTGGTGGAAACCAGCAACAGCAAGGCGGTGGCCTAGGGAGTATCTTGGGGAATATCCTTGGAGGAAAATAA
- the lpxB gene encoding lipid-A-disaccharide synthase — protein MKYYIIAGEASGDLHGSNLMKALKHKDPNAEFRFWGGDLMAAQGGTLVKHYRDLAFMGFLEVVMNLRTILNNITYCKEDILQNKPDVLILVDYPGFNLRIARFAKELGIKVVYYISPQLWAWKEGRVEIIKKYVDEMMVILPFEEDFYRKHGVHSHFVGHPLLDAISDLKEISTEKFKEEYGLNEKEIIALLPGSRKQEVEKMLEIMLSVRPHFKKYQFVIAGAPSLPKEFYQKYVDENVRFVSNKTYDLLRCSKAALVTSGTATLETALLNIPEVVCYRGSKISYAIAKRLVKNINYISLVNLIMDREVVKELIQNDLNTKNLVDELNKVVEGPKREQILKDYALLRDKLGGKGASDHAADVILSV, from the coding sequence ATGAAATATTATATTATTGCAGGAGAAGCTTCCGGTGATTTGCATGGAAGTAATTTAATGAAAGCTTTAAAACACAAGGATCCCAATGCAGAATTTAGATTCTGGGGTGGAGATTTGATGGCTGCCCAGGGAGGAACATTGGTAAAGCATTACCGTGATCTTGCATTTATGGGATTTCTGGAAGTGGTGATGAATCTAAGGACCATTTTAAATAACATTACCTATTGCAAAGAAGATATTCTGCAAAATAAACCTGATGTTTTGATCCTGGTAGATTATCCTGGTTTTAATCTAAGGATCGCCAGATTTGCCAAGGAATTGGGGATTAAAGTGGTGTATTATATTTCACCCCAACTTTGGGCCTGGAAAGAGGGTAGAGTGGAAATCATTAAGAAATATGTGGATGAAATGATGGTCATTCTTCCGTTTGAAGAAGATTTCTACAGAAAACACGGGGTTCATTCCCATTTTGTAGGGCATCCTTTACTTGATGCTATTTCAGACTTAAAGGAAATTAGCACTGAAAAATTTAAAGAAGAATACGGGCTGAACGAAAAAGAAATTATTGCACTTTTACCGGGTTCCAGAAAACAGGAAGTTGAGAAAATGCTTGAAATCATGCTTTCCGTAAGACCTCATTTTAAAAAATATCAGTTTGTAATCGCTGGTGCACCCAGTCTTCCCAAAGAATTTTATCAAAAATATGTGGATGAAAACGTTCGCTTTGTATCCAATAAGACATATGATTTGCTAAGGTGCTCAAAAGCTGCGCTTGTTACTTCCGGAACAGCTACCCTGGAAACTGCTTTGTTGAATATTCCTGAAGTGGTGTGCTACCGTGGAAGCAAAATCTCCTATGCCATTGCCAAAAGACTGGTGAAAAATATCAATTACATTTCCTTAGTTAATCTCATTATGGACCGGGAAGTGGTAAAAGAATTGATTCAAAATGATTTGAATACCAAGAATCTTGTAGATGAGCTTAATAAGGTGGTTGAGGGACCAAAAAGAGAACAGATTCTGAAGGACTATGCCCTTTTAAGAGACAAGCTTGGCGGGAAAGGAGCCAGTGATCATGCTGCTGATGTGATTTTAAGTGTCTAA
- a CDS encoding protein O-mannosyl-transferase family, producing the protein MTKYLSATVLFFIFLVIYYIGSFTKIPFADCVGFVLSVENGEFETAATATSHFLYTNTAILIKNLLGLNAIEASRFLVVASGAATVSVIYLTVKSITKTEWASITAAFVFGFSFSFWRNAEIVEVYTYNSLWVSLFFFSTTKAFIEKKNIYIILSSLFLGISLWVHIQNILLIPALLLFLFYFRQEKKYAYPAIVLFIVLFSSLFILNISQGLPFKSPYSSEQGTWVEDSLQQTPVQLIKDFFISFIYLVYNFNIFIFFGVAGIILLYRSNRKMFYVFFAAALLVYGFSTFYIVSDNYVFFLPFNIIFALSIGYGLSSTRYSSFKKVSWICLFIPLGYILCYNIALSTEKGKEVHAFKKYKGGMNYYLLPWMNNNEGILEFTIDKKTAPEPIHWMTFSALEYIKVLKSKGYTEEEIKKL; encoded by the coding sequence ATGACAAAATATCTATCTGCTACAGTTTTATTTTTCATCTTTTTAGTTATTTATTATATCGGGAGTTTTACTAAAATTCCCTTTGCTGATTGTGTAGGCTTTGTCCTCTCAGTAGAAAATGGTGAATTTGAAACCGCAGCTACCGCAACCTCCCATTTCTTATATACCAATACCGCTATTTTAATTAAAAACCTGCTAGGTCTTAATGCTATTGAGGCCAGTAGATTTCTTGTGGTAGCTTCAGGGGCAGCAACGGTCTCTGTGATCTATCTTACCGTAAAAAGTATTACAAAAACCGAATGGGCTTCCATTACAGCTGCATTTGTCTTTGGCTTCAGTTTTTCCTTTTGGAGAAATGCCGAAATTGTAGAAGTCTATACCTACAACTCTCTATGGGTAAGTCTTTTCTTTTTTTCTACGACAAAAGCTTTTATAGAGAAGAAAAATATTTACATTATACTTAGCAGTTTGTTCTTAGGCATCAGCCTTTGGGTACATATTCAGAATATTTTACTGATCCCCGCCTTACTTCTATTTTTATTTTATTTCAGGCAGGAAAAAAAGTATGCCTACCCAGCTATCGTTCTTTTTATTGTTTTATTTTCATCCTTGTTTATCTTGAATATTTCTCAGGGATTACCTTTTAAATCACCCTATTCTTCAGAGCAGGGAACCTGGGTTGAGGATTCTTTACAACAGACACCAGTACAATTAATAAAGGATTTCTTTATATCTTTTATTTATCTTGTTTACAACTTCAATATTTTTATATTCTTTGGAGTAGCGGGAATCATTTTGCTATACCGATCAAACAGGAAAATGTTTTATGTATTCTTTGCAGCAGCTCTTTTAGTATATGGCTTTTCTACATTCTATATTGTTTCTGACAATTATGTATTCTTTTTACCTTTCAATATTATTTTTGCTCTTTCCATAGGATATGGATTATCGTCGACCCGATATTCCTCTTTCAAAAAGGTTTCATGGATCTGTCTTTTTATTCCTCTAGGATACATTCTCTGTTATAATATTGCCCTTTCTACAGAAAAAGGGAAAGAAGTACATGCTTTCAAAAAATATAAAGGAGGGATGAACTATTATTTACTTCCGTGGATGAACAACAATGAAGGCATCCTTGAATTTACCATTGATAAAAAAACAGCTCCTGAACCTATCCATTGGATGACATTCAGCGCCCTGGAATATATAAAGGTTTTAAAAAGCAAAGGATATACTGAAGAGGAGATAAAAAAACTTTAA
- a CDS encoding DUF2480 family protein: MSEEFEIRNKVAESGLVNFDLSTLVPKGERVGIDLKDFLFQEMILKEKDFREKVEAINVEQYKDCYIYIYNSVDTIIPLWAYFVLTAKLTDVAKKIVFGNREDLEVLLMHNAIQTYDFQEMRGKRVLVKGCSDKEIPENAYIELVEQLKPMVKSLMFGEACSNVPIVKN, translated from the coding sequence ATGTCAGAAGAATTTGAAATCAGAAATAAAGTTGCTGAAAGCGGCCTTGTGAATTTTGACCTTTCTACCCTGGTTCCAAAGGGTGAAAGAGTAGGTATTGACCTTAAGGATTTTCTTTTCCAGGAAATGATCCTGAAAGAAAAAGATTTTCGTGAAAAAGTGGAAGCCATCAATGTTGAGCAATATAAAGACTGCTATATATACATCTATAATTCTGTAGATACCATTATTCCGCTTTGGGCTTATTTTGTATTAACGGCAAAGCTTACTGATGTTGCTAAGAAAATAGTATTCGGAAATCGTGAGGATCTTGAAGTTCTTCTGATGCACAATGCCATTCAGACGTATGATTTTCAAGAGATGAGAGGAAAAAGAGTCTTGGTGAAAGGCTGTTCAGATAAAGAAATTCCAGAAAATGCATATATAGAACTGGTGGAGCAATTGAAACCTATGGTAAAGTCATTGATGTTTGGAGAAGCATGCTCCAATGTTCCAATAGTAAAGAATTAA
- a CDS encoding glycoside hydrolase family 99 protein encodes MNCFKNLLLLLVCTFFFSKSFAQQNRSRDEVQIFYYGWYGNQSIDGSLQHWNHEIIPHWSNPKWNNLGHYNGGDDIGANFYPSLGNYSSSDVKIIKKHMKMIKESGAGVVVLSWLGKDSFTDKSVMKYLDVADHFNLKIAFHIEPFYKNITELRDQLSYLVKTYSKHPAFYKKDGKPLYYVYDSYKIAPEEWARLLSRDGDQTVRNTELDAFYIGLWVEKEHSSFFDKAAFDGFYTYFASEGFVFGSTTSNWDFLSSYAKEHHLIFIPCVGPGYSDTRIRPWNEANFKSRDNGKYYEDMFDAAIKVNPGFIGITSFNEWHEGTQIEPAAPKKINNFTYEDYGKDQWFYIKETKRLTDKFLKTK; translated from the coding sequence ATGAATTGTTTTAAAAATCTTTTATTATTACTTGTTTGTACATTTTTTTTCTCAAAAAGTTTTGCACAGCAGAACCGCTCAAGAGATGAGGTTCAGATCTTTTACTATGGCTGGTACGGAAATCAGTCAATAGATGGAAGCTTACAACATTGGAACCATGAAATAATTCCTCACTGGAGCAATCCCAAATGGAATAACTTAGGGCATTACAACGGCGGAGATGACATTGGTGCAAACTTCTATCCGAGTTTAGGGAACTATAGTTCCAGTGATGTAAAGATCATTAAAAAGCATATGAAGATGATCAAAGAATCCGGAGCTGGTGTGGTCGTTTTAAGTTGGCTAGGCAAAGATTCCTTTACCGATAAAAGTGTCATGAAATATCTTGATGTTGCCGATCATTTTAATTTAAAAATTGCTTTCCATATAGAGCCATTCTATAAAAATATCACAGAACTTCGAGATCAGCTTTCTTACCTTGTAAAAACCTATTCTAAGCATCCTGCTTTCTATAAAAAAGATGGAAAGCCTTTGTATTACGTCTATGACAGTTACAAAATAGCTCCGGAAGAATGGGCAAGACTTTTGTCCAGAGATGGAGACCAGACCGTACGAAATACAGAATTAGATGCTTTTTATATTGGGTTATGGGTAGAAAAAGAGCATTCTTCCTTTTTTGATAAGGCAGCTTTCGATGGTTTTTATACTTACTTTGCCAGTGAGGGGTTTGTTTTTGGGAGTACTACTTCCAATTGGGATTTCCTTTCTAGTTACGCGAAGGAACATCATCTTATTTTTATACCTTGTGTAGGACCGGGATATTCTGATACCAGAATCAGACCCTGGAATGAAGCCAATTTTAAAAGCAGAGACAACGGCAAATATTACGAAGATATGTTTGATGCTGCTATAAAAGTAAACCCTGGGTTTATCGGAATCACTTCATTTAACGAATGGCATGAGGGCACACAGATAGAGCCTGCTGCTCCTAAAAAAATCAACAACTTTACCTATGAAGATTATGGGAAAGACCAATGGTTTTATATCAAGGAAACCAAAAGACTTACCGATAAATTTCTGAAAACTAAATAA